In one Lolium rigidum isolate FL_2022 chromosome 3, APGP_CSIRO_Lrig_0.1, whole genome shotgun sequence genomic region, the following are encoded:
- the LOC124696614 gene encoding PHD finger protein At1g33420-like: MKIARRFDDGDDLCRVYIRCSPSKSLLIRIAPFVPGSASPRRRRAMAVHGRPTKRARRTRVTAEPCLLDMRAFPGAKERAAAATFRANVRGFLAHHAAQAPPPSPAEWGQEAVLGDAAVTWQVGFRVGGDGEAAVVVMEVVEEDVPRARRVHCDHCTVAGWSRHPVCGKKYHFIIRNDNMPRCKTCRRCGLMVELFQTRCPSCSHGSGFAPDESEDWDYVQIDNPSHLLHSTVHENGFGHLVRINGHQGGSSLLTGYQLMDFWDRLCRYLRVRKVSVMDVSKKFEVDYRVLHAVATGCSWYGQWGFKLGSGSFGITSETYCKAIENLSSVPLSHLFPHSRSPRNQLQDTIAFYQSLSKRPLTTFRDLFLYVLGLVANKSVHNHLVTMHKKEIVYDVNLREGNWTDEEIKRAVDVALKVLRAADNWVAMRSLKAATAHPIGSPELVDYCLKTISGTRTFDGMVVVVRCNSETNTIEYRLTNETMLPPKNASLPTQEHLLRDIKFLYDALLCPHTMHPYKPEQIHDQAKRSAMILLDCKQFLNHYDLEEDFLPQNQSVLHIWCQLDLLDQVDDPPSLPAELLTLPQTATVADLKMEAMRTFRDVYLMLQSFVPNQLLDCPTAGDTTQVKLLFGAKGTVHIQGKCVGGERRVAIYRMERGVDKWTVNCSCGAMDDDGERMLSCDSCHVWQHTRCAGISDFDQVPKRYVCASCKLLHKPKMYSSFSNKRCKTTGSFSHASGGLWRSHIR; encoded by the exons ATGAAGATTGCTCGGAggttcgacgacggcgacgacttaTGTCGTGTGTACATTAGGTGCTCACCAAGCAAGAGTCTGCTAATCCGGAT cgcgccattcgTCCCCGGATCTGCCTCTCCTCGCCGGCGTCGAGCGATGGCGGTGCACGGGCGGCCGACGAAGCGGGCGCGGCGGACGCGGGTCACGGCGGAGCCCTGCCTCCTCGACATGCGGGCCTTCCCCGGCGCCAAGgagcgggccgccgccgccacgttcCGCGCCAACGTGCGGGGGTTCCTGGCCCACCACGCGGCCCaggcgccgccgccctcgcccgccgagTGGGGGCAGGAGGCTGTGCTGGGTGACGCTGCTGTGACGTGGCAGGTGGGGTTCCGTGTGGGCGGGGACGGCGAGGCGGCGGTCGTGGTCATGGAGGTCGTCGAGGAGGACGTGCCCAGGGCCAGGCGCGTCCACTGTGACCACTGTACTGTTGCCG GCTGGAGCAGGCACCCTGTTTGTGGAAAGAAGTACCACTTCATAATTCGGAATGACAACATGCCCAGATGCAAAACCTGCCGGCGTTGTGGTCTCATGGTTGAATTGTTTCAAACAAG GTGTCCGTCATGCAGTCATGGTTCTGGGTTCGCCCCTGATGAATCGGAAGATTGGGACTATGTGCAGATTGACAATCCAAGTCATTTGCTGCACAGCACAGTTCATGAAAATGGGTTTGGACACCTTGTACGGATTAACGGTCATCAAGGTGGCTCCAGCTTATTGACAGGATACCAACTGATGGACTTTTGGGATCGTCTTTGCAGATACCTCCGAGTCAG GAAGGTCTCAGTGATGGATGTCTCGAAAAAGTTTGAAGTTGACTACCGGGTTTTACATGCTGTCGCCACCGGCTGTTCTTGGTATGGGCAGTGGGGATTCAAACTTGGCAGTGGGAGCTTTGGAATCACATCTGAAACCTACTGCAAAGCTATTGAAAACCTCTCGTCGGTGCCACTGTCCCACTTATTCCCTCACTCTCGGTCTCCTCGAAACCAACTGCAGGATACCATTGCTTTCTATCAATCCCTCTCAAAGCGCCCCCTCACCACATTCCGTGATTTGTTCCTCTATGTTTTggggcttgttgctaacaaaagtgtGCACAACCACCTTGTAACGATGCACAAAAAGGAAATAGTATATGATGTCAATTTGAGAGAGGGAAACTGGACTGATGAGGAAATAAAGCGAGCAGTAGATGTTGCTCTGAAAGTTCTCCGTGCTGCAGATAATTGGGTGGCTATGCGAAGCCTAAAGGCAGCAACAGCCCATCCAATTGGTTCACCAGAGCTGGTTGATTACTGCCTCAAGACCATTAGTGGTACAAGAACCTTTGATGGGATGGTTGTAGTAGTTCGTTGCAACAGCGAGACAAACACAATAGAGTACAG GCTCACAAATGAAACCATGTTGCCACCAAAGAATGCGAGCTTGCCAACCCAGGAACACCTTCTGCGTgacatcaagtttctctatgaTGCTCTCCTCTGCCCTCATACAATGCATCCTTACAAGCCAGAACAAATTCATGATCAGGCCAAGAGATCTGCCATGATCCTTTTGGACTGCAAGCAGTTCTTGAATCATTATGACTTGGAAGAGGATTTCTTGCCTCAAAACCAATCTGTGTTGCACATCTGGTGCCAATTGGATCTATTGGATCAGGTTGATGATCCACCCAGCCTCCCAGCAGAGCTTCTAACACTTCCTCAAACAGCTACTGTTGCTGATCTGAAGATGGAGGCTATGAGGACATTTCGAGATGTGTATTTGATGTTACAGAGCTTTGTGCCAAACCAGCTTCTTGACTGTCCAACTGCAGGTGACACAACTCAAGTCAAGCTCTTATTTGGAGCAAAAGGGACTGTTCACATCCAAGGCAAGTGTGTAGGAGGTGAGCGCAGGGTTGCAATATATCGGATGGAGAGGGGTGTTGACAAATGGACAGTTAATTGTTCATGTGGAGCCATGGATGATGATGGCGAGAGAATGCTATCTTGTGACTCGTGCCATGTGTGGCAGCACACTAGGTGCGCTGGGATTAGTGATTTTGATCAGGTGCCAAagagatatgtatgtgcatcatgtaaattactcCACAAGCCCAAAATGTATAGTAGTTTCTCTAACAAGAGATGTAAGACTACTGGCTCTTTTAGTCATGCCAGTGGTGGCTTGTGGAGGTCTCATATCCGTTAA